In the candidate division WOR-3 bacterium genome, one interval contains:
- a CDS encoding FlgD immunoglobulin-like domain containing protein, translated as FYKRIPKNVYADGKIDIKIRRISGDFAVLSGIFIREFIDKTEGGPQSAYTSKPSRKLFLHTQSLFKGETEIYYQLPEPSYIELSFYDASGRKIRILEKGERGAGFYSVKWDGKGDDGKELTSGVYFIVLKTENGVLKNKLILEK; from the coding sequence GTTTTATAAAAGAATTCCAAAGAATGTATATGCTGATGGGAAAATAGATATTAAGATAAGGAGGATAAGTGGTGATTTTGCTGTTTTAAGTGGAATATTTATAAGGGAATTTATTGATAAAACAGAAGGTGGTCCACAGAGTGCTTATACATCAAAGCCATCAAGGAAACTTTTCCTTCATACACAAAGTCTATTTAAAGGTGAAACAGAAATTTATTATCAACTGCCAGAGCCATCATATATAGAACTTTCTTTTTATGATGCTTCTGGAAGGAAGATAAGGATACTTGAAAAGGGAGAAAGAGGTGCTGGATTTTATTCTGTGAAATGGGATGGAAAGGGTGATGATGGAAAAGAATTAACATCCGGAGTTTACTTTATTGTTCTGAAGACAGAAAATGGAGTCCTTAAAAACAAACTTATTTTGGAAAAGTAA